The Sulfolobus sp. A20 genomic interval GAATGAAATGCTTAAACCTAAGCTCGAGAGTGAGCTAAAGCCTGGGACTAGAATAGTCTCACATGAATTTGAGATAAGAGGTTGGGTTCCAAAAGAGGTAATAAAGGTTGAAGACGGGAATATGAATCATACAGTTTACCTTTACGTAATCGGTGAACATAAATGAAAATTCTAGTCGTCAAAAGTGAGAATGGTAAAGTTACTTCTGAAAAAATAATGGAAGGAGAGATCGGTAAAGTTATCCGTGAAGTAGCCAAAAGTGCATTGGATGAATGGAATGAATTAACCTCAGATTTTATCATAATGCATGATTCACAAGAGGTAAGAGTTCCCCTTCCGTTAAAGCCAGATGTATACGAAGTATTGAAAAACTTCTTGGTTGGTAAGGATAAGAGAGAGGCAATTGCTAAAATACCCGTCTATATAATAAGCTATGAAAACGAATGGAAGGAGAGTGACTTCCAAGATAAGAAAGTGTATGTAATATCGTATTATATTAATGATGATATGAAAAAGGAGGTTATTTCTGACGCGACGCAGATGACTAGCGAACAACCGAAAGAAAAAGAAGAAGATTTAGAAGATATAGAAGAAGAGGAAGAATAAGAAGTTTTTAAAACATTTAATCTTTATCATATTTTTAATTCTTTGTAGTAGAGAAGAAGGAATCTATAGAGATAGTTGAGGCTATCTCATCCCATGAGACTCCAAATGCCTTAAGTAATTGCTCAAATGTACTTCTTAAAGCTTCTAAATATTTCTCCACATCTATTTCACTTACCTTAGCTAACTGCACTGGCTTAACGCCATCTTTGGATCTAACTTTAACAAAAGATATTATATCCCTGGGCAATACATTTACTCCATACGGCCTTAACTGGAGAGCAGCTTTAACATGCTGAGGTGTATTCTTAGTGTAAGAATCTAACGGTTTAGATAACATTATTCTAAACGCTAGTTCATCAAGATTATACTCCTTATTTTTCAACTTCTCATAAGATTCCTTTATCTTCTTTACAATCTCTCCCTTAATCTTCTTAATATCATCTGGAGAGTTTATATTAACCATCAAGTCTTTAACTTCATTAAACACTTTCTTTAGAAACTCCGGAGTGTTTCTCTTCTTCACCAACATACCTTTTATTTCCACCTTTCCGTCAGTATATACGCCAAAATAATTCTTCTTAAGTCCAGAAAACGCTACAAACCTATAACTCTTATCTATCTCTAGGTCAAGATTAAAATTGGACTTAACCCACTTTATAATTCCCTCAAGCCTCTCGGTAGAAGGATTTAAGAGAAATAACGAATCAGTATCTCCATACAATACTGTGAGACCTTCCTCCCTCGCCTTCTTAACTGTGCTCGTTATTACATATCTACCCAATGCTGTAACACTCTCAGCTACTGCAGGAGCATAGAGCGGGAAAGTTTCAGCTCCAAATACACCGTATGTAGCATTTATGAACACTTTCATAGCCCTTTGTACTACATCGTATAATATCCTTTGCTCTTCTCCTACGCTTTGACTCTTTGATTTCTTCTTATATACCTTTACTCTGAAGTCCCTCAATAAACCAGTTATGACTGCAGTTATTCCCGGTCTGTCCATACATACCGTGTGTAGCACTTCACCCGTCTCATCTTTTACTTCAACCGTTTTATTACATTGATTTAAATCGACAGTTTCATAACTTAAATTCCACGTCCTAATTATTGAAGGATACAGTGAGGCGAAGTCCAATACAGTTATGTAAAAGAATATCCCAGCTGGTGGATCAATAACGACAGCTCCCTTATACCCTTTACCCTTTATTAATGCCGATGTCTTGACGCTAGATGTTCTAGCTAAAATGTTTTCCTTTAAAGGTATTAACCAATTTCTCTTCCTATGCTCCCAATAGTATAGATTCTTTACCCACGTGGATATTTCACTTCTTGTTAGCTCCTCAATGCCTAGCCTGGATATCCTAGAGAATAGCACAATTAGCTTCATAGTTAACTCATTTCCAAAGGTGGTCAGTTGTAACGTTATGTCAGCGTCTCTGAAGTTATACTCTATTAATTTCTGTATATCCAAAAACGATATCAGAGTATCTACCTTAACCTTTGATACTCCTAAAAGAGCCTTAGCTACGGAATCTAAGTTATATTCAGCGTATTTTCCCTCAAAGGCATAATTCCTAACAGCCTTATTAAAGAAAAACTTGTATAAATCTATATGAAGCCCAATTAGATACTTAGCTTCATCTCCATGAACATCAAAAGGCAACTCATCTGGATAAAAGCCTAGTTTTAGGGCTCTATAATAAATATAAGGTATATCGAAATCATCACCATTAAAAGTTATTATCATTGGATAATTGCTAAGTATCTCGAAAAATCTAACAAGTAGATCGTACTCAGAATCAAATCTCTCCACTGACAATCCATCGTTGTTAGTATTACCTTCTTGTACATCACTTCTATTTAGAGCTAAGACCTTCTTCAATCCGTCATTTCCAGCTAATGCAATACTAATTATTGGAAATTCTGCTTTTTCGGGATCTGGAACTCTACCTTTTATTGGAGTATATACTTCGATATCAACAGCAACTCTCTTAATCTTTGGTACTTTAGTCTCAAATATTGGAAGCCAATCTATAGCCATCTGCTTAGTTAAATCATCAGAATCGGAGAATGCCCTTTTAATATCCTCTACATCTTTTTCATCAAGTTTTAGCCCAGCTGACATAAGTTTACCTTGTTTTACAATATAAGGCATTCCAGGAATTAATTCCATATCGTAAATATAATTATTATGATACTTTATATGAGCTTCATAAGCTTGAGGAACAGCATTTCTCAATCTTCTAACCGCTAAGGGATCTTTAACTACTATTTTCGTCATCCTTATATTTTCCCATGTATAAGGATCAATTTTCGTAACGGTTTCTATGTGATCAAAAGAAGGATCTCTAATAATCTTAGGAATCTTACTGATCTTATCTGGCTCTAGGTCAACTAAGAAATAGGATTTATGTCCAGTGTTATCGTAGAGTACGTAAATTTTTTGAGTGTTCTCATCATATAATTTGCAGACTGCTTTACCCTTCTTACCATCATAATCAACTTGTAATAAGTAATATAACTTACCCTCCTCTGCTGGAGGAAGCCACTCCCTTCTTGTAACTCGCCTCCTTTCTTCTTCCTTAGTTTCTTGGACTTCCTGCTTATTTTCCTCAGTATTTTTAGCAGGCTTGCTAGAAGGAATATCAAATAATGTAAGTTGTTTAGCCATACTTAAACAAATATAACTTTATAGGAAATACGATATAAGTTTTAGTGGTAAAGGACCCGTAGCTCAGCTAGGATAGAGCGCTGGCCTGCGGAGCCAGAGGTCCCGGGTTCAAGTCCCGGCGGGTCCGCTGTGGGGGTATCCCCCACACCCCCACTTCCATTTTTCAATTTCATATACGTTTCAACTACGTCAACTAAAGGACCTACGTAAGTTTCCTTTATCTCACCGTTTATCGTTTCCAATTTATAGACGTAATACCGCCCTTTAATAGGGCGTATAATATAGTCGCCATATTTATAACGCGTCTTCTCTTTCGTCATTTTTACGCACTGTATTATGGTTACCAATTCGCGTTTATAAGCATTGGTAACTCGTAAAAAGTTACGGGGTCTCGCGTGAGTTTGAAAGGTAGCGGTAAAAGTTCCTCATTTGGAAAATTAACCCCGAGTTGGGCTAAACTCTGAGTATAGCTCTGCAAACCTATCTAACTCCTCACCCTTTATCCTCAGCCTATGTATCATACGCGATAGTACTGGCGGTCTGACTTGTACGCTCTCAACGCCTCTATCAGCCTTTCCGTCGCTTTTTCGCATTCTTCCTTTGTCATCTGACACGGCATTTTTCTTATCGCCTCTTCCGTCAGACCCTCGAAAAAAGTCTTTATCTGCGATAACTTCGCCGTCTTGCGTCTTCACTTTGATTAAATCGCCCTCTACCTTAACGTCGGGCTTGATTACGCCCTCTACGTATTCGAGTATTTCCTTCCCTAAGTCAGTCAACCCCCATCTGAAAGCGTTGTCTGGTTTTTCGCTATAGACTAACCCTTTACGCTCTAAGTTCTTCAACACGCTAATCACATATTGTTTATGCACTTTTGCTATAGCCACTATGTCGTCAGTCTTAGGCTCACCGCTGACCCTAGCCTGAGCGTCTCTCACATACTGCAGAAACTCTATGTCCCTCTCGCTCAGCCCTAACGCGTCGAACAGTACCTCTTTGCGGAACTTAGCCATTACATCGTTGAAGTCGCTTATGTCGGCGACGCTCTTGAGCTTTAACCCCGCATGTATCCTCACGAGTACCATTAGTCGCGATATCGCCCTAACTACTACACCAAAGTCCTTGGCATGCCCCAACACTTGATTGCCGAAGGCGGTTATCTCGTTTATTACATCTTGGCTCAGCTTAACGTCTTTGGGCATTTTGCTTATGAAACACGCGATTACCGCCTTGACCTCAAACGGGTATTCTAACTCGCCCCTATTCGCCATCTTTTCAACGACCTTGCCTAGGTCTATCCCGCGTGAGTTGATGTAGACTTTGAAGAGCCTATTCTCTATCTGTGCCTTTACCGCGTCGGTAATGTCTACTACCGACGTCGTGATAAACACCGGTCTGTGCTTAATCGTTATGGTACGTGCTGTGAGTTTGCCGTCTTCGTTCTTCTCTACTGTGCCCGTTACTATCCTATCTTCGCTCATGTATTCGCGTGCATAGTTTATGTTCTGCCCATCGATCTGTTCAAAAAATACAATCGGTTTGTTGAGGTCTGTGCTATAGCCTAAGAAGTTTGTAGTGACCCTAGTGAATACCGCAACCATGTCATCGGGGAACTGGTAGAGTATACTCTTCACGATTGTAGACTTACCCGCACCAGACCCGCCTATCAGCATTAGGGATAGTCTCGATGTCCCGTACGACGGGTCAAGGAAGGCTGAGAAAGCTGAGTAAGCGACTAACTCCCTCGGCTTTTCATAACCATGCACAAACTTGTCGGAGTTCCGCAACATAAAGCCGATTATGTTCCTCTCAGCCTCTCTGTACAGATCTGGGTAGTGCGTCATGACGTATTCACAGACCGGCGTCTCTTTTGTGAGAGACTTCTTGATACCCTCTATCGCGTCTAATAACGCGTGCTTTGGCGGGTGATAGTCGGTGAGCTTAGCGACCTCTGAAATAACCTCTTCACATTTATCGCCGACGCATTTAAACTCTTTATCTTTATATCTAAATATGATATTTAGTGAGGGTACCTCGACCACTTTACCGCCTTCTAAGCGTTTCGTATAGCCAACGACCTCATAGCAGACGTCGACCACTTTACCGTCTTTGACTTCTACACACTTTACGTGCCCTTCCGAAATTGAATTTATTTCTTTCGTTTGCGGTTTAATTTTTTCATTTTTGTCGACAACTGACTGAGCGTTTTTCTGTTCAT includes:
- a CDS encoding DNA-directed DNA polymerase I, yielding MAKQLTLFDIPSSKPAKNTEENKQEVQETKEEERRRVTRREWLPPAEEGKLYYLLQVDYDGKKGKAVCKLYDENTQKIYVLYDNTGHKSYFLVDLEPDKISKIPKIIRDPSFDHIETVTKIDPYTWENIRMTKIVVKDPLAVRRLRNAVPQAYEAHIKYHNNYIYDMELIPGMPYIVKQGKLMSAGLKLDEKDVEDIKRAFSDSDDLTKQMAIDWLPIFETKVPKIKRVAVDIEVYTPIKGRVPDPEKAEFPIISIALAGNDGLKKVLALNRSDVQEGNTNNDGLSVERFDSEYDLLVRFFEILSNYPMIITFNGDDFDIPYIYYRALKLGFYPDELPFDVHGDEAKYLIGLHIDLYKFFFNKAVRNYAFEGKYAEYNLDSVAKALLGVSKVKVDTLISFLDIQKLIEYNFRDADITLQLTTFGNELTMKLIVLFSRISRLGIEELTRSEISTWVKNLYYWEHRKRNWLIPLKENILARTSSVKTSALIKGKGYKGAVVIDPPAGIFFYITVLDFASLYPSIIRTWNLSYETVDLNQCNKTVEVKDETGEVLHTVCMDRPGITAVITGLLRDFRVKVYKKKSKSQSVGEEQRILYDVVQRAMKVFINATYGVFGAETFPLYAPAVAESVTALGRYVITSTVKKAREEGLTVLYGDTDSLFLLNPSTERLEGIIKWVKSNFNLDLEIDKSYRFVAFSGLKKNYFGVYTDGKVEIKGMLVKKRNTPEFLKKVFNEVKDLMVNINSPDDIKKIKGEIVKKIKESYEKLKNKEYNLDELAFRIMLSKPLDSYTKNTPQHVKAALQLRPYGVNVLPRDIISFVKVRSKDGVKPVQLAKVSEIDVEKYLEALRSTFEQLLKAFGVSWDEIASTISIDSFFSTTKN
- a CDS encoding DUF2286 domain-containing protein, whose amino-acid sequence is MKILVVKSENGKVTSEKIMEGEIGKVIREVAKSALDEWNELTSDFIIMHDSQEVRVPLPLKPDVYEVLKNFLVGKDKREAIAKIPVYIISYENEWKESDFQDKKVYVISYYINDDMKKEVISDATQMTSEQPKEKEEDLEDIEEEEE